One region of Bradyrhizobium betae genomic DNA includes:
- a CDS encoding ATP F0F1 synthase subunit B (Produces ATP from ADP in the presence of a proton gradient across the membrane. Subunit B is part of the membrane proton channel.) has product MFFDPETWVAIAFVILMVLFGYLGVFKKAMTALDHRADRIKAELDDATRLKQEAAKVLADYKARTASAEREAADIIANARSEAERIATEAKAKMEDFVARRTKTAESKIALAEAQALADVRAAAADAAIQAASTILSQSVKGQVADDLLAKGITEVRQKLN; this is encoded by the coding sequence ATGTTCTTCGATCCTGAAACCTGGGTCGCCATTGCCTTCGTGATCCTGATGGTCCTGTTCGGCTATCTCGGGGTCTTCAAGAAAGCGATGACTGCGCTCGACCATCGCGCCGACCGCATCAAAGCCGAACTGGACGACGCGACGCGCCTGAAGCAGGAAGCCGCCAAGGTGCTCGCCGACTACAAGGCGCGCACCGCGTCGGCCGAACGTGAAGCTGCCGACATCATCGCCAACGCCAGGTCCGAAGCCGAGCGCATCGCGACCGAAGCCAAGGCGAAGATGGAAGACTTCGTCGCCCGGCGCACCAAGACCGCGGAGAGCAAGATCGCGCTCGCCGAGGCCCAGGCGCTGGCCGATGTCCGCGCCGCAGCCGCGGATGCCGCCATCCAGGCCGCCTCCACGATCCTCTCGCAGTCGGTCAAGGGCCAGGTCGCCGACGATCTGCTCGCCAAGGGCATTACCGAGGTTCGGCAGAAGCTGAACTGA
- a CDS encoding F0F1 ATP synthase subunit C, whose translation MDPAAAKLIGAGIACIGMGGAGVGVGVIFGNYLAAAVRNPSAAQGQFGNLIFGFAVTEALGIFSLLIALLLLFVPL comes from the coding sequence ATGGATCCGGCAGCAGCAAAACTTATCGGCGCGGGCATCGCATGCATCGGCATGGGCGGCGCAGGCGTCGGCGTCGGCGTGATCTTCGGCAACTACCTCGCCGCAGCCGTTCGCAACCCCTCGGCCGCTCAGGGCCAGTTCGGCAACCTGATCTTCGGCTTCGCCGTGACCGAAGCGCTCGGCATTTTCTCGCTGCTGATCGCGCTGCTGCTGCTGTTCGTTCCGCTCTGA
- the thrC gene encoding threonine synthase yields the protein MTRYISTRGEAPELGFCDVMLTGLARDGGLYVPATWPQLPAETIAGFFGRPYWEVAVDVIRPFAGGEISDAELGRMANEAYATFRHPAVVPLRQMSPHQFVLELFHGPTLAFKDVAMQLISRLMDHVLAKRGQRTTIVVATSGDTGGAAVDAFAGLENVDLVVLFPHGRISEVQRRMMTSAGAANVHALAIEGNFDDCQALVKGMFNNHRFRDATSLSGVNSINWARIVAQVVYYFTSAVAVGAPARAVDFVVPTGNFGDIFAGYVAKRMGLPIRTLRIAANVNDILARTLKTGIYEVREVHATASPSMDIQISSNFERLMFEAGRRDAAGVRRLMEQLKQSGRFVLPDATLAAIREEFDAGRADETETAAAIRAAWREAGELVDPHTAVALAVADRDTTDTTVPSIVLSTAHPAKFPDAVEAACGQRPQLPVWLDGLMTKSEHMKVMKNEQGEVERFVLSVSRAAKQGVAG from the coding sequence TTGACTCGTTATATCTCGACCCGGGGCGAGGCCCCCGAACTCGGCTTCTGCGACGTCATGCTGACCGGGCTTGCCCGCGACGGCGGCCTGTATGTGCCGGCCACCTGGCCGCAGCTCCCGGCGGAGACCATCGCCGGCTTCTTCGGCCGCCCCTATTGGGAAGTCGCCGTCGACGTGATCCGCCCCTTCGCCGGCGGCGAGATTTCGGACGCCGAACTCGGCCGCATGGCCAACGAGGCCTATGCCACCTTCCGCCACCCTGCGGTGGTGCCGCTGCGCCAGATGTCGCCGCACCAGTTCGTGCTGGAGCTGTTTCACGGTCCGACGCTCGCCTTCAAGGACGTGGCGATGCAGCTGATCTCGCGGCTGATGGACCACGTGCTCGCCAAGCGCGGCCAGCGCACCACGATCGTGGTCGCGACCTCCGGTGACACCGGCGGCGCCGCGGTCGACGCCTTTGCGGGCCTCGAGAACGTGGATCTCGTCGTGCTGTTTCCGCACGGCCGCATCTCCGAGGTGCAGCGCCGGATGATGACCTCGGCGGGCGCGGCCAACGTCCATGCGCTCGCGATCGAAGGCAATTTCGACGACTGCCAGGCGCTCGTGAAGGGGATGTTCAACAACCATCGCTTCCGCGATGCGACCTCGCTGTCCGGCGTCAATTCCATCAACTGGGCACGCATCGTCGCGCAGGTCGTCTACTACTTCACATCGGCCGTTGCCGTCGGTGCGCCGGCGCGCGCGGTGGATTTCGTCGTGCCGACCGGCAATTTCGGCGACATTTTCGCAGGCTATGTCGCCAAGCGCATGGGTCTTCCGATCCGCACCCTGCGCATCGCCGCCAACGTCAACGACATCCTGGCGCGTACGCTCAAGACCGGGATCTACGAGGTGCGCGAGGTGCACGCGACCGCGTCGCCGTCGATGGACATCCAGATCTCCTCGAATTTCGAGCGGCTGATGTTCGAAGCCGGCCGGCGCGACGCCGCCGGCGTGCGCCGCTTGATGGAACAGCTGAAGCAGTCCGGGCGGTTCGTGCTGCCCGACGCGACGCTGGCTGCGATCCGCGAGGAGTTCGACGCGGGACGCGCCGACGAGACCGAGACTGCCGCTGCGATCCGCGCAGCCTGGCGCGAGGCGGGTGAACTGGTCGATCCCCACACCGCGGTCGCACTTGCGGTCGCCGACCGCGACACCACCGACACGACGGTCCCCAGCATCGTGCTCTCCACGGCCCATCCGGCCAAATTCCCCGATGCGGTCGAGGCGGCCTGCGGCCAGCGGCCGCAACTGCCGGTCTGGCTCGACGGTCTCATGACCAAATCCGAACACATGAAGGTGATGAAGAACGAGCAGGGCGAGGTCGAGCGGTTCGTGCTGTCGGTCAGCCGCGCCGCGAAACAGGGAGTTGCCGGATGA
- a CDS encoding M16 family metallopeptidase: protein MSVEISKLASGLTVVTDKMPHLETAALGVWAGVGGRDEKPNEHGISHLLEHMAFKGTTKRTSREIVEEIEAVGGDLNAGTSTETTSYYARVLKADVPLALDVLADILANPAFEPDELEREKNVIVQEIGAAQDTPDDVVFEHLNELCYPDQPMGRSLLGTAKTLRAFNRDMLRGYLSTHYRGPDMVVAAAGAVDHKQVVAEVEKRFASFEGTAGPKPQSAMFGKGGAKVVHRELEQAHLTLALEGVPQSDLSLFSLQVFTNILGGGMSSRLFQEVREKRGLCYSIYSFHAPYSDTGFFGLYTGTDPADAPEMMEVVVDIMNDSVETLTEAEIARAKAQMKAGLLMALESCSSRAEQLARHVLAYGRPQTVEELVARIDAVSVESTRDAARALLSRSRPAVVALGSGRGLDTAVSFAEGLTRARAKARLH, encoded by the coding sequence ATGAGCGTCGAGATCTCCAAGCTTGCGTCCGGCCTGACCGTCGTCACTGACAAAATGCCCCATCTCGAGACCGCGGCGCTCGGCGTCTGGGCCGGCGTCGGCGGGCGCGACGAGAAGCCGAACGAGCACGGCATCTCGCATCTGCTCGAGCACATGGCGTTCAAGGGCACGACCAAGCGCACCTCGCGCGAGATCGTCGAGGAGATCGAGGCGGTCGGCGGCGATCTCAATGCAGGCACCTCGACCGAGACCACGTCCTATTATGCGCGGGTGCTGAAGGCCGACGTGCCGCTCGCGCTCGACGTGCTCGCCGACATCCTGGCCAATCCGGCCTTCGAGCCGGACGAGCTGGAGCGCGAGAAGAACGTCATCGTGCAGGAGATCGGTGCCGCGCAGGACACGCCCGATGACGTCGTGTTCGAGCACCTCAACGAGCTCTGCTATCCCGACCAGCCGATGGGCCGCTCGCTGCTTGGCACGGCCAAGACCTTGCGCGCCTTCAACCGCGACATGCTGCGCGGCTATCTCTCGACGCATTACCGCGGGCCCGACATGGTGGTCGCCGCGGCCGGCGCCGTCGATCACAAGCAAGTGGTCGCCGAGGTCGAGAAGCGCTTTGCGAGCTTCGAGGGCACGGCGGGTCCCAAGCCGCAATCCGCGATGTTCGGCAAGGGCGGCGCCAAGGTGGTGCATCGCGAGCTCGAGCAGGCGCATCTGACGCTGGCGCTGGAAGGCGTGCCGCAGAGCGATCTGTCGCTGTTCTCGCTCCAGGTCTTCACCAACATCCTCGGCGGCGGGATGTCGTCGCGGTTGTTCCAGGAGGTCCGCGAGAAGCGCGGCCTCTGCTACTCGATCTACAGCTTCCACGCGCCCTACAGCGACACCGGCTTTTTCGGCCTCTACACCGGTACCGATCCCGCCGACGCGCCGGAGATGATGGAGGTCGTGGTCGACATCATGAACGATTCGGTTGAGACGCTGACCGAGGCCGAGATCGCGCGGGCCAAGGCGCAGATGAAGGCGGGCCTCCTGATGGCGCTGGAGAGCTGCTCGTCCCGCGCCGAACAGCTCGCCCGCCATGTGCTGGCCTACGGCCGGCCGCAGACAGTGGAGGAGCTGGTGGCCCGGATCGACGCAGTCAGCGTCGAATCGACCCGGGACGCCGCGCGTGCACTGCTTTCGCGGAGCCGGCCTGCGGTTGTCGCATTAGGCAGCGGCAGGGGTCTGGACACGGCGGTGTCTTTTGCGGAAGGATTGACGCGGGCACGTGCCAAGGCGCGGCTGCATTAG
- a CDS encoding GNAT family N-acetyltransferase, whose protein sequence is MALFRLPSSGPAALAPRGNGLLLRAPQMSDFLQWAHLRESSRDYLTPWEPIWPSDDLTRSGFRRRLRRYSEDIAADRSYPFLIFRELDGAMVGGITLANVRRGIVQAGTIGYWVGKPNAHRGYMTAALRVLLPTLFGELNLHRVEAACIPTNAPSIRVLEKCGFTREGLARRYLCINGVWQDHLLFGLLHEDFRG, encoded by the coding sequence ATGGCCCTGTTTCGCCTGCCATCCAGTGGACCCGCCGCCCTCGCGCCGCGCGGTAACGGACTTTTGCTGCGCGCCCCGCAGATGTCGGACTTCCTGCAATGGGCGCATCTGCGCGAGTCCAGCCGCGATTATTTGACGCCCTGGGAGCCGATCTGGCCGTCGGACGACCTCACCCGGTCCGGCTTCCGCCGCCGTCTGCGCCGCTATTCCGAGGACATCGCCGCGGACCGCTCCTATCCCTTCCTGATCTTCCGCGAGCTCGACGGCGCCATGGTCGGCGGCATCACGCTGGCCAATGTCCGGCGCGGCATCGTCCAGGCCGGCACCATCGGCTACTGGGTCGGCAAGCCCAATGCCCATCGCGGCTACATGACGGCGGCGCTCCGGGTGCTGCTGCCGACACTGTTCGGCGAGCTCAATCTGCACCGGGTCGAGGCCGCCTGCATCCCCACCAATGCGCCGTCGATCCGGGTGCTGGAGAAGTGCGGTTTCACCCGCGAGGGGCTGGCGCGCCGCTATCTGTGCATCAACGGGGTCTGGCAGGACCATCTGTTGTTCGGCCTGCTGCACGAGGATTTCCGCGGCTGA
- a CDS encoding AtpZ/AtpI family protein, translated as MTQGTGHGGNGDRDRSSEEAALSERLGSLDQRLSELRDRHIKTEQPAGDDGDRAARASAMALGFRLSSELVAGVAVGAGIGWGFDRLLSTSPFGFIVFLLLGFVAGVVNVVRTAGAGQNRRGGS; from the coding sequence ATGACACAGGGCACGGGACACGGCGGGAATGGAGATCGCGATAGATCGTCCGAGGAAGCTGCGCTTTCCGAACGGCTCGGAAGTCTTGATCAGCGGTTGTCCGAACTTCGCGACCGCCACATCAAGACCGAGCAACCCGCAGGTGACGATGGAGACAGAGCGGCCAGAGCCTCGGCGATGGCGCTTGGTTTCCGGTTATCCTCCGAGTTGGTCGCCGGGGTTGCTGTCGGAGCGGGGATTGGCTGGGGTTTCGACCGCTTGCTGTCGACGTCGCCTTTCGGGTTTATCGTGTTCCTGCTGCTTGGCTTCGTGGCCGGCGTGGTGAATGTGGTGAGAACGGCGGGCGCGGGTCAAAACAGGCGCGGTGGTTCTTAG
- a CDS encoding F0F1 ATP synthase subunit A: MKIDPIHQFNIEPLFTLGHIGNQTIAFTNSSLYMLIAVAIISLLMLASGSQLVPGRLQSVAEISYEFVASTIRSTAGSEGMKFFPLIFSLFMFICVSNLIGIIPYTFTISSHLIVTAALALLVFFTVLIYGVAKNGVKFFSIFVPHGVPGYILPLVMFIEILSFFLRPVSHSVRLFANMLAGHIALKVFAGFVAMLGFSLGALGWVGGVLPLALTVALYALEILVAFLQAYVFAILTCIYLNDAIHPGH; the protein is encoded by the coding sequence ATGAAAATCGACCCGATCCACCAGTTCAACATCGAGCCTCTCTTCACCCTGGGCCATATCGGCAATCAAACGATCGCCTTTACCAATTCATCGCTCTACATGCTGATCGCCGTGGCGATCATCTCGCTACTGATGCTGGCGAGCGGCTCACAGCTGGTTCCCGGGCGCCTCCAGTCGGTCGCCGAAATCTCCTACGAGTTCGTGGCCTCGACCATCCGTTCGACCGCCGGCTCGGAAGGCATGAAGTTCTTCCCGCTGATCTTCTCGCTGTTCATGTTCATCTGCGTCTCGAACCTGATCGGCATCATTCCCTACACCTTCACGATCTCGAGCCATCTGATCGTGACGGCGGCCTTGGCGCTGCTGGTCTTCTTCACGGTCCTGATCTACGGCGTTGCCAAGAACGGCGTGAAATTCTTCTCGATCTTCGTGCCTCACGGTGTCCCCGGCTACATCCTGCCGCTGGTGATGTTCATCGAGATCCTGTCGTTCTTCCTGCGGCCGGTCTCCCACAGCGTCCGTCTTTTCGCCAACATGCTGGCCGGCCACATCGCGCTGAAGGTGTTCGCGGGCTTCGTCGCCATGCTCGGCTTCTCGCTCGGCGCACTCGGCTGGGTCGGCGGCGTGCTGCCGCTGGCGCTCACGGTCGCGCTGTACGCCCTCGAGATTCTGGTCGCGTTCCTGCAAGCCTATGTGTTTGCGATCCTGACCTGCATCTACCTCAACGACGCCATTCATCCGGGACACTGA
- a CDS encoding MFS transporter, which produces MTKDERFVILASSLGTVFEWYDFYLYGSLAGIIGAQFFSAYPPATRDIFALLAFAAGFLVRPFGAIVFGRVGDIVGRKYTFLVTILIMGLSTFIVGLLPNAATIGIAAPIILIALRLAQGLALGGEYGGAATYVAEHAPDGKRGYYTSFIQTTATLGLFLSLLVILFTRSALGETEFAAWGWRIPFLVSVLLLGVSVWIRLRLNESPVFQKMKDEGKSSKAPLTEAFGNWQNGKLVLLALLGGVMGQGVVWYTGQFYALFFLQSILKVDGYTANLLIAWSLLLGTGFFIVFGVLSDKIGRKPIILGGCLIAALTFFPIFKMITTNANPALEKAIESVKVEVVADPAGCGDLFNPVGTRVFTAPCDTARAYLAQSSVKYTTSPGAAGSGVKVMVNGKDVAYANAKDGNPAVLAAVQAAGYPKAGDAGIVKMAHPFDIFRPQVAAVVGLLFVLVLFVTMVYGPIAAMLVELFPTRIRYTSMSLPYHIGNGWFGGLLPATAFAIVASTGDIYAGLWYPVIFASITVVIGLFFLPETKDVDIKAT; this is translated from the coding sequence ATGACGAAGGACGAACGGTTCGTCATTCTCGCCTCCTCGCTCGGTACCGTCTTCGAGTGGTACGACTTCTATCTCTACGGTTCACTGGCCGGCATCATCGGCGCGCAGTTCTTCTCGGCCTATCCGCCGGCAACCCGCGACATCTTCGCGCTGCTGGCCTTCGCCGCGGGCTTCCTGGTGCGTCCGTTCGGCGCCATCGTGTTCGGACGCGTCGGCGACATCGTCGGCCGCAAATATACCTTCCTCGTCACCATCCTGATCATGGGCCTGTCGACCTTCATCGTCGGGCTGCTGCCCAACGCGGCGACCATCGGCATCGCGGCCCCGATCATCCTGATCGCGCTGCGCCTCGCCCAGGGCCTGGCACTCGGCGGTGAATATGGCGGTGCGGCGACCTATGTCGCGGAGCACGCGCCGGACGGCAAGCGCGGCTATTACACCTCGTTCATTCAGACGACCGCCACGCTCGGCCTGTTCCTGTCGCTGCTGGTAATCCTGTTCACCCGTTCCGCCCTCGGCGAAACCGAGTTCGCGGCCTGGGGCTGGCGCATTCCGTTCCTGGTCTCGGTGCTGCTGCTCGGTGTCTCGGTCTGGATCCGGCTGCGACTGAACGAATCCCCGGTCTTCCAGAAGATGAAGGACGAAGGGAAGAGCTCGAAGGCGCCGCTGACGGAAGCCTTCGGCAACTGGCAGAACGGCAAGCTCGTGCTGCTCGCGCTGCTCGGCGGCGTGATGGGCCAGGGCGTGGTCTGGTACACCGGCCAGTTCTACGCGCTGTTCTTCCTGCAATCGATCCTGAAGGTCGACGGCTATACCGCCAACCTCCTGATCGCCTGGTCGCTGCTGCTCGGCACCGGCTTCTTCATCGTGTTCGGCGTGCTCTCCGACAAGATCGGCCGCAAGCCGATCATCCTCGGCGGCTGCCTGATCGCGGCGCTGACCTTCTTCCCGATCTTCAAGATGATCACCACCAACGCCAACCCGGCGCTGGAAAAGGCGATCGAGTCGGTCAAGGTCGAGGTGGTGGCGGATCCCGCAGGTTGCGGCGACCTATTCAACCCGGTCGGCACCCGCGTCTTCACCGCGCCTTGCGACACCGCGCGTGCCTACCTCGCCCAGTCGTCGGTCAAGTACACGACCTCGCCAGGCGCAGCGGGCTCGGGCGTCAAGGTCATGGTCAACGGCAAGGATGTCGCCTACGCCAACGCCAAGGACGGCAACCCGGCAGTGCTCGCCGCGGTGCAGGCGGCCGGCTATCCAAAGGCCGGCGACGCCGGCATCGTGAAGATGGCGCATCCGTTCGACATCTTCCGTCCGCAGGTGGCCGCGGTTGTCGGACTCTTGTTCGTCCTGGTGCTGTTCGTCACCATGGTGTACGGCCCGATCGCCGCGATGCTGGTCGAACTGTTCCCGACCCGCATCCGCTACACCTCGATGTCGCTGCCCTACCACATCGGCAACGGCTGGTTCGGCGGCCTGCTGCCGGCGACCGCCTTCGCCATCGTGGCCTCGACCGGCGATATCTATGCAGGTCTCTGGTATCCGGTCATCTTCGCGTCCATCACGGTCGTGATCGGCCTGTTCTTCCTGCCCGAGACCAAGGACGTCGACATCAAGGCGACCTGA
- a CDS encoding F0F1 ATP synthase subunit B': MAESHGGAKGPAAGAHTEADGGHHGGGFPPFESSTYASQLVSLAIFFVVLYVVVSKLALPKVGGAIEARQNKIEGDLAEAQKLKDQSEAALKAYESELAAARTRAQAIGNESRDKANAQADAERKTLEEQLAAKLAGAEKTIASTRASAMSNVRAIAADSASQIVQQLTGVVPDAASVNAAVDASLKG; this comes from the coding sequence ATGGCTGAGAGTCATGGCGGGGCGAAGGGTCCAGCGGCGGGCGCCCATACCGAGGCTGACGGTGGTCACCACGGTGGCGGCTTTCCGCCGTTCGAGAGCAGCACCTATGCTTCGCAGCTGGTGTCGCTCGCGATCTTCTTCGTCGTGCTTTACGTGGTCGTGTCCAAGCTCGCTCTGCCGAAAGTCGGCGGTGCGATCGAGGCGCGTCAGAACAAGATCGAGGGCGACCTCGCCGAAGCGCAGAAGCTGAAGGATCAGTCCGAGGCGGCGCTGAAGGCCTATGAAAGCGAGCTCGCCGCGGCGCGCACGCGTGCGCAGGCGATCGGCAATGAATCCCGCGACAAGGCGAATGCGCAGGCGGACGCCGAGCGCAAGACGCTGGAAGAACAGCTGGCGGCCAAGCTCGCCGGGGCGGAAAAGACCATCGCCTCGACCCGCGCCAGCGCCATGAGCAACGTCCGCGCGATCGCGGCCGATTCGGCAAGCCAGATCGTGCAGCAGCTCACGGGCGTCGTTCCGGATGCAGCGTCGGTCAATGCCGCCGTTGATGCGTCCTTGAAGGGTTAG
- a CDS encoding secondary thiamine-phosphate synthase enzyme YjbQ, translating to MRPEKHLTRSAPSSVQATTIASSLLTVSTPGRGFTDLTAEAAQFIKDVYAREGALTLFIRHTSASLTIQENADPSVLVDLTTALSRLAPENAGWTHDTEGPDDMPAHVKTMLTQTSLQVPVLNGKLALGTWQAIYLIEHRMRPHRREVVLQFIGSIH from the coding sequence ATGAGACCCGAAAAACATCTGACCCGCTCGGCGCCTTCGTCGGTGCAAGCCACCACCATCGCTTCGTCTCTGCTGACGGTTTCGACACCCGGCCGCGGCTTCACCGATCTCACCGCGGAAGCCGCGCAGTTCATCAAGGACGTCTACGCTCGCGAGGGCGCGCTGACGCTGTTCATCCGTCACACCTCGGCTTCGCTGACGATCCAGGAGAACGCCGATCCGTCGGTGCTCGTCGACCTCACCACGGCGCTGTCACGGCTTGCGCCCGAGAATGCCGGCTGGACGCACGACACCGAAGGACCGGATGACATGCCGGCCCACGTCAAGACCATGCTGACTCAAACCTCGCTTCAGGTCCCGGTGCTGAACGGCAAGCTCGCGCTCGGCACCTGGCAGGCGATCTATCTGATCGAGCACCGCATGCGCCCGCACCGCCGCGAGGTGGTGCTGCAGTTCATCGGCAGCATCCACTAA
- a CDS encoding response regulator: MNAPSTHLVIADDHPLFRDALRQAVAGVLTSARIDEAGSFEDLTKLLEQTSDVDLILLDLSMPGISGFSGLIYLRAQYPAIPVVIVSASDDGATIRRSLDFGASGFIPKRYGVETLRDAILKVMDGDVWVPADIDLTAPADPDMTRLRDRLVTLTPQQVRVLMMLSEGLLNKQIAYELGVSEATIKAHVSAILQKLGVESRTQAVIAAAKIAGGQWKQGTPTG, from the coding sequence ATGAACGCTCCTTCGACCCATCTCGTCATTGCCGATGATCATCCCCTGTTCCGTGACGCGTTGCGGCAGGCGGTGGCGGGCGTCCTGACCTCGGCCAGGATCGACGAGGCCGGATCGTTCGAGGATCTGACCAAGCTGCTGGAACAGACATCCGACGTCGATCTGATCCTGCTCGACCTCTCGATGCCCGGCATTTCCGGCTTTTCCGGCCTGATCTATCTGCGCGCGCAATATCCTGCGATCCCGGTGGTGATCGTCTCTGCTTCCGACGACGGCGCCACGATCCGCCGCTCGCTCGACTTCGGCGCCTCCGGCTTCATTCCCAAGCGATACGGCGTCGAGACGCTGCGCGACGCCATTCTCAAGGTCATGGACGGCGACGTCTGGGTTCCCGCCGACATCGACCTGACCGCTCCTGCCGATCCCGACATGACCCGCCTGCGCGACCGTCTGGTCACGCTGACGCCGCAGCAGGTGCGGGTCCTGATGATGCTGTCGGAAGGGCTGCTCAACAAGCAGATCGCCTACGAGCTCGGCGTCTCCGAGGCGACCATCAAGGCGCATGTCTCGGCGATCCTGCAAAAGCTCGGTGTCGAGAGCCGCACGCAGGCGGTGATCGCCGCGGCGAAGATCGCCGGCGGGCAATGGAAGCAGGGCACGCCGACGGGGTAG